In Chelmon rostratus isolate fCheRos1 chromosome 9, fCheRos1.pri, whole genome shotgun sequence, the following proteins share a genomic window:
- the zgc:110843 gene encoding CDGSH iron-sulfur domain-containing protein 1 encodes MTTPSLPVMPQMHALPSSGFRLSKEHLVVAVPVAVVAAVGGFLVSHYLSGRSCKKGQVNTFISKDSPKVVHSFDMEDIGTKAVYCRCWKSKKFPYCDGSHTKHNEETGDNVGPLIIKKKDA; translated from the exons ATGACAACCCCAAGTTTACCTGTTATGCCACAGATGCACGCATTACCCAGCTCGGGGTTCAGGCTATCAAAAG agcaTTTAGTGGTTGCGGTGCCAGTTGCAGTGGTTGCGGCTGTTGGAGGCTTCCTAGTCAGCCATTACCTGAGTGGGCGGAGCTGTAAAAAGGGCCAGGTGAACACATTCATCAGTAAAGACAGTCCCAAAGTGGTCCACAGCTTCGACATGGAGGACATTGGCACCAAGGCTGTGTACTGCCGCTGCTGGAAGTCGAAGAAG TTCCCGTACTGCGACGGCTCCCACACCAAACACAACGAGGAGACCGGGGACAACGTGGGACCGCTCATCATCAAAAAGAAGGATGCCTAA
- the ube2d2 gene encoding ubiquitin-conjugating enzyme E2 D2 yields the protein MALKRIHKELNDLARDPPAQCSAGPVGDDMFHWQATIMGPNDSPYQSGVFFLTIHFPTDYPFKPPKVAFTTRIYHPNINSNGSICLDILRSQWSPALTISKVLLSICSLLCDPNPDDPLVPEIARIYKTDREKYNKIAREWTQKYAM from the exons ATGGCTCTGAAAAGAATTCACAAG GAGTTGAACGACTTGGCACGGGACCCACCAGCCCAGTGTTCTGCAGGACCAGTAGGAGACGACA tgtttcactggcAAGCCACAATAATGGGACCT AATGACAGTCCTTACCAGAGCGGGGTTTTCTTCTTGACCATACACTTCCCCACAGACTACCCCTTCAAACCGCCAAAG GTTGCATTTACCACAAGAATCTACCACCCAAATATCAACAGCAACGGCAGCATTTGTCTTGACATTCTGCGATCACAGTGGTCTCCAGCTCTCACCATCTCCAAAG TCCTCCTGTccatctgctctctgctgtgcgACCCAAACCCGGATGACCCCTTAGTACCCGAGATCGCCCGCATCTACAAGACGGACAGGGAAAA GTACAACAAAATAGCTCGGGAATGGACACAAAAGTATGCAATGTAG